The Fructilactobacillus myrtifloralis genome contains a region encoding:
- a CDS encoding NAD(P)-dependent oxidoreductase yields MFKITAYGVRPIEVPYFHKLNHNHYDLNLVPDLLDQQNANVAKGSDGVLLRGNCQADRHNLEQFKEWGINYVFTRTVGVDHIDLPAAQELGITVARVPSYSPYAVAELALTLGMTLFRKVGAELTNTHAGRFTVADSYFSKEIHSSTVGIIGCGRIGAAEARLYAGMGTTVLGYDPNSSDPHQKNGIPLVDLPELLQRADLVSLHVPLIAGQTENLIGATELQMMKPAAILINTARSQVVNLAAVTTALQHHQLGGYGADVVVDERHIFGNDFATLADLPSPELRHLMEHFPNVIITPHVGSFTEPALQDMITTSYQNFATTIATGTCPNVVQ; encoded by the coding sequence TCCGTACTTTCACAAGTTAAATCACAACCACTACGACCTCAACCTGGTCCCCGATTTGTTAGATCAGCAGAATGCCAACGTTGCCAAGGGCTCGGACGGAGTGCTACTGCGGGGTAACTGCCAGGCCGATCGTCACAACTTAGAACAGTTTAAAGAGTGGGGCATTAACTACGTTTTCACCCGCACGGTCGGCGTTGATCACATCGACCTTCCGGCTGCCCAGGAATTAGGCATCACGGTAGCGCGGGTGCCCAGCTATTCTCCCTATGCGGTGGCAGAACTGGCGCTGACCCTTGGCATGACCTTGTTTCGCAAGGTCGGTGCTGAACTCACCAACACCCATGCTGGTCGGTTTACGGTTGCCGATTCCTACTTTAGTAAGGAAATTCACAGTTCGACGGTCGGAATCATTGGTTGTGGTCGGATTGGCGCGGCAGAAGCCCGCTTATACGCAGGGATGGGGACCACGGTCCTTGGGTATGATCCCAATTCTTCTGATCCGCATCAAAAAAATGGGATTCCCCTCGTTGACCTCCCTGAACTGCTCCAGCGGGCGGATTTAGTCTCGCTACATGTGCCCTTAATTGCCGGTCAAACCGAAAATCTGATTGGGGCCACCGAACTGCAGATGATGAAACCCGCTGCGATTTTGATTAACACTGCCCGCTCGCAAGTTGTTAATTTAGCGGCCGTCACCACGGCCTTGCAACATCATCAACTAGGCGGTTACGGGGCGGACGTGGTGGTTGACGAACGTCACATTTTTGGGAATGACTTTGCCACCCTCGCGGACCTTCCCAGCCCGGAACTTCGCCACCTCATGGAACACTTTCCCAACGTCATTATCACGCCCCACGTGGGCTCCTTTACCGAACCAGCCCTGCAGGATATGATTACCACCAGTTACCAGAACTTTGCGACGACAATTGCTACGGGCACGTGTCCCAACGTTGTCCAGTAA
- a CDS encoding aminotransferase class I/II-fold pyridoxal phosphate-dependent enzyme — translation MSNPLVAKMNREMLELSPSAILKFNDDVHQIPDLISLTLGEPDFPTPDHIKQAAIRSINSNESHYAPTRGIKPLRQAASHFLARNYDLHYDPDTEIIMTAGATGGIYTALTSVLNPGDDVLIPTPIFPLYIPVTKLRDAHPVFMDTSKTDFVLTPDQLEATLAQHPNTKAIVLNFPSNPTGKSYDRAALEGLATVIKKHAIFVISDEIYSELTYRGHHVSIASLLPDQTILLNGVSKSHAMTGWRIGLMAAPKDITTQLEKIDQFTITSTTTNAQFAAAEALENGATDTAQMKAEYEHRRNFVVKELQQMGFELASPDGAFYIFAKIPADQIQASFAFSYDLARKAKVAVIPGKAFGPGGESYVRISYATSMANLKMAMERIRHYLTLPH, via the coding sequence ATGTCTAATCCACTAGTTGCCAAAATGAACCGCGAGATGCTCGAGCTCTCCCCTTCGGCTATCCTCAAATTTAACGATGACGTTCACCAAATTCCCGACCTCATCTCGCTAACCCTGGGTGAACCGGACTTTCCGACTCCTGATCACATCAAGCAAGCAGCCATTCGCAGCATTAATTCCAATGAAAGCCACTACGCACCAACCCGTGGTATTAAGCCGTTACGGCAAGCAGCATCCCATTTTCTGGCTCGCAACTACGACTTGCACTATGACCCCGACACAGAAATCATTATGACGGCTGGGGCGACCGGCGGAATTTACACTGCGTTAACCTCCGTTTTAAATCCGGGGGACGACGTTTTGATTCCAACGCCCATCTTCCCGTTGTACATCCCCGTTACCAAACTGCGGGATGCCCATCCGGTGTTCATGGATACGTCAAAAACTGACTTTGTGTTGACCCCCGACCAACTAGAAGCCACCTTAGCCCAACATCCCAACACCAAGGCGATCGTGCTTAACTTCCCCTCTAACCCGACCGGAAAAAGTTACGACCGCGCAGCGTTGGAAGGCTTAGCGACCGTCATCAAAAAGCACGCCATTTTTGTGATTTCTGACGAGATTTACAGCGAATTAACCTATCGGGGCCACCACGTCTCGATTGCGAGTCTACTGCCTGACCAAACCATCTTACTCAATGGAGTCTCCAAATCGCACGCCATGACCGGCTGGCGCATTGGCCTCATGGCTGCTCCCAAAGACATTACCACCCAGCTCGAAAAAATTGATCAGTTTACCATCACTTCGACGACCACGAATGCTCAGTTTGCCGCTGCCGAAGCCCTTGAAAATGGGGCTACTGACACGGCTCAAATGAAAGCTGAGTACGAGCACCGCCGGAATTTCGTGGTAAAGGAACTCCAACAAATGGGATTTGAACTAGCGAGTCCCGACGGGGCCTTTTACATTTTCGCGAAAATCCCGGCGGACCAAATTCAAGCTAGCTTTGCCTTTAGTTATGATTTAGCCCGCAAGGCAAAGGTCGCTGTTATTCCCGGTAAGGCCTTTGGTCCAGGCGGAGAGAGTTACGTTCGGATCAGCTACGCCACCTCCATGGCTAACCTAAAAATGGCCATGGAACGGATTCGCCACTATTTAACCCTGCCCCACTAA
- a CDS encoding PadR family transcriptional regulator — translation MKGKEIILGLLETRGPLTGYEINEIIQNQLSHFYDGSYGMIYPTLRKLEQDELVTKRQVNQTEKPNKNVFSILPAGQTAFRQALTSDLTTDTFKSDFLLKMYFGDQLTPAQKRTLVQQELDLKQLKLDALHANLTDWQARGMTENQRLTANYGIATYTAQIKVLNEELQRLTTG, via the coding sequence ATGAAGGGGAAAGAAATTATTTTGGGTCTACTAGAAACCCGGGGACCGTTGACGGGCTACGAGATCAACGAAATTATTCAAAACCAGTTGAGTCATTTCTATGATGGCAGCTATGGGATGATTTATCCGACGTTACGGAAGCTTGAACAGGATGAGCTGGTGACTAAGCGGCAGGTTAATCAAACGGAAAAGCCCAATAAAAACGTGTTTTCAATTTTACCAGCTGGCCAAACAGCATTTCGCCAGGCGCTAACGTCAGATCTTACGACAGATACCTTTAAATCAGATTTCTTGTTAAAAATGTACTTTGGGGACCAACTGACGCCGGCGCAAAAACGGACTTTAGTGCAACAAGAGCTGGATCTGAAGCAGCTAAAGTTAGATGCACTTCATGCTAATTTGACTGACTGGCAAGCCCGGGGAATGACGGAAAACCAACGCTTGACTGCCAACTATGGGATTGCAACGTACACGGCGCAAATTAAGGTTTTAAACGAAGAATTACAGCGGTTAACGACAGGTTAA